One genomic segment of Amycolatopsis sp. Hca4 includes these proteins:
- a CDS encoding Nif3-like dinuclear metal center hexameric protein, whose translation MPAISEVISVLERAYPPELAESWDAVGLVCGDPAEPVDSVLFCVDPVAETVDEAVEIGAQLIVAHHPLLLRGVHGVPADTAKGSLVHRMIREGIALYCAHTNADSADPGVSDALAQAIGLRVTGPLEPKADGVTGLGRIGELPEPEPFAVFVQRVADALPATAPGVLGAGDADRPIRTVAVSGGAGDSYLKQATAAGVDAYVTADLRHHPAGEHLAGRGPVPALVGLTHWASEWPWCGQASAVVAEAFAGNVDTCVSTRCTDPWTVRAERTSI comes from the coding sequence GTGCCCGCCATCTCCGAAGTCATTTCCGTGCTGGAACGGGCGTACCCGCCCGAGCTCGCCGAGTCCTGGGACGCCGTCGGCCTCGTCTGCGGCGACCCGGCCGAGCCGGTGGACAGCGTGCTGTTCTGCGTCGACCCCGTCGCCGAGACCGTCGACGAAGCCGTCGAGATCGGCGCGCAGCTGATCGTCGCGCACCACCCGCTGCTGCTGCGCGGGGTGCACGGCGTGCCTGCCGACACCGCCAAGGGCTCGCTGGTCCACCGGATGATCCGCGAGGGCATCGCCCTCTACTGCGCGCACACCAACGCCGACTCCGCCGACCCCGGGGTCTCGGATGCCCTCGCCCAGGCCATCGGGCTGCGCGTCACCGGCCCGCTCGAACCGAAGGCCGACGGCGTCACCGGCCTCGGCCGCATCGGCGAACTGCCCGAGCCCGAGCCGTTCGCGGTGTTCGTACAGCGCGTCGCCGACGCCCTGCCCGCGACCGCGCCCGGCGTGCTCGGCGCGGGCGATGCGGACCGGCCGATCCGCACCGTGGCCGTCTCCGGCGGGGCCGGGGACTCCTACCTGAAGCAGGCCACCGCGGCCGGCGTCGACGCCTACGTCACCGCCGACCTGCGGCATCACCCCGCCGGCGAGCACCTGGCCGGCCGGGGCCCGGTGCCCGCGCTGGTCGGGCTGACCCACTGGGCCAGCGAATGGCCCTGGTGCGGGCAAGCCTCGGCGGTCGTGGCGGAGGCGTTTGCGGGTAACGTCGACACTTGCGTCTCCACGCGGTGCACCGACCCGTGGACCGTCCGCGCCGAGCGCACATCGATTTAG
- a CDS encoding chorismate mutase, with translation MRLRSLLVTVTAVLAASALFAAPAPASESSVESSVGSSLWRLTDLAAQRVAIADQVAAAKYGTPSPIDDPVREQQIYDSVASRAPGLGLDPADAVRFFRAQIEANKLVQRGLYARWDAHPAEAPTTRPDLGQIRPVIDGLNTGLLTELAATVPARAARSCPVRQLVTAAVVDGFHRFDTLHARALGEATSATCSA, from the coding sequence ATGCGCCTTCGGTCCTTGCTCGTCACGGTGACGGCGGTGCTCGCCGCTTCCGCGCTCTTCGCAGCCCCGGCTCCGGCGTCGGAGTCGTCGGTGGAATCGTCGGTCGGATCGTCACTGTGGCGGCTCACGGACCTGGCGGCGCAGCGCGTCGCGATCGCCGACCAGGTGGCGGCGGCGAAGTACGGCACGCCGTCGCCGATCGACGACCCGGTGCGGGAGCAGCAGATCTACGACTCGGTGGCGTCGCGGGCGCCCGGCCTCGGCCTCGACCCGGCGGACGCGGTCCGGTTCTTCCGCGCCCAGATCGAGGCGAACAAGCTGGTGCAGCGCGGCCTGTACGCCCGCTGGGACGCGCACCCGGCGGAGGCGCCGACGACCCGCCCCGACCTCGGGCAGATCCGCCCGGTGATCGACGGGCTCAACACGGGCCTGCTCACCGAGCTGGCGGCGACGGTGCCGGCGCGGGCGGCGCGCTCGTGCCCGGTCCGGCAGCTGGTGACGGCGGCCGTCGTGGACGGCTTCCACCGGTTCGACACCCTGCATGCGCGCGCTCTGGGCGAAGCGACTTCGGCGACCTGTTCGGCTTAG
- a CDS encoding low molecular weight protein-tyrosine-phosphatase, whose product MTHIVFVCSGNICRSPMAELVFRAKLADAGLADAVRVSSAGTGPWHAGEPADKRARATLKAHGYPTAHVASEVSDEDLAADLLLAADEGHLEFLRSRVGDPAKVRLLRSFDPSAPEGAEVPDPYYGGDDGFEDVLGMVERAVPGLLDWVRSRS is encoded by the coding sequence GTGACGCACATCGTCTTCGTCTGCTCCGGCAACATCTGCCGCTCCCCGATGGCCGAGCTGGTGTTCCGGGCCAAGCTCGCCGACGCCGGTCTCGCCGACGCCGTCCGCGTCAGCAGCGCCGGCACCGGCCCCTGGCACGCCGGGGAGCCCGCCGACAAGCGAGCCCGCGCGACGCTGAAGGCGCACGGCTACCCCACCGCGCACGTCGCGTCCGAGGTGTCCGACGAAGACCTCGCCGCCGACCTGCTGCTCGCCGCGGACGAAGGCCACCTCGAGTTCCTGCGGTCGCGGGTCGGCGACCCGGCGAAGGTGCGGCTGCTGCGGTCGTTCGACCCGTCGGCGCCCGAAGGTGCCGAGGTCCCGGATCCCTACTACGGCGGCGACGACGGCTTCGAAGACGTCCTCGGCATGGTCGAGCGCGCGGTGCCCGGTTTGCTGGATTGGGTGCGTTCGCGGAGCTAG
- a CDS encoding SURF1 family protein, with product MRLRFLLRPGWLALTAVVFTFAVCCFTLLSPWQFSRNAEREQQNAALETSFTAAPVPLAQLLPPGTAPGQRTEWHLVSITGQYLPDKEVVARLRTVQGEGAFEVLTPMRTTDGTIVLVDRGYVRLDSKSAALPFAPPPPGTVTVTARVRADETDPKNRDAFADASTGGRLQSYVVDSRVVGRAGGLDIRPGYFQLDVGQPGVLGALPLPQTDSGPFLSYALQWIAFGAMALLGWLYFTVRELKPGGALDASSAASSRRKSVAEILAEDELAESGHQK from the coding sequence GTGCGGTTGCGGTTCCTCCTCCGGCCCGGGTGGCTGGCGCTGACGGCGGTGGTCTTCACCTTCGCCGTCTGCTGCTTCACGCTGCTCTCGCCGTGGCAGTTCAGCCGTAACGCCGAGCGCGAGCAGCAGAACGCCGCGCTGGAGACGTCGTTCACCGCCGCGCCGGTGCCGCTCGCGCAGCTGCTGCCGCCGGGGACCGCGCCCGGTCAGCGCACCGAATGGCACCTCGTCTCGATCACCGGCCAGTACCTGCCGGACAAGGAGGTCGTCGCGCGGCTGCGGACGGTCCAGGGCGAGGGCGCGTTCGAGGTGCTCACGCCGATGCGGACCACCGACGGCACCATCGTGCTGGTCGACCGCGGCTACGTCCGGCTGGACAGCAAGTCGGCCGCGCTGCCGTTCGCCCCGCCGCCGCCCGGGACGGTCACGGTGACGGCACGGGTGCGCGCCGACGAGACGGACCCGAAGAACCGCGACGCGTTCGCCGACGCGTCGACCGGCGGGCGGCTGCAGAGCTACGTCGTCGACTCCCGGGTGGTGGGGCGCGCGGGCGGGCTCGACATCCGGCCGGGGTACTTCCAGCTCGACGTCGGCCAGCCCGGGGTGCTCGGCGCGCTGCCGCTGCCGCAGACGGACTCGGGGCCGTTCCTGTCGTACGCGCTGCAGTGGATCGCCTTCGGCGCGATGGCGCTGCTCGGCTGGCTGTACTTCACGGTCCGCGAGCTGAAGCCGGGCGGGGCGCTGGACGCGTCCTCGGCAGCTTCTTCGCGGCGGAAGTCGGTCGCGGAGATCCTCGCCGAGGACGAACTCGCCGAAAGTGGCCATCAGAAGTAG
- a CDS encoding FMN-binding negative transcriptional regulator has product MLIHPWDAATADEWRAWLSGHDFGQLIAGGRGRDLPVVTPAHFAFDGDRTIVTHLARPNPIWPLLEEHPRALLTVVGDYTYVRADWNASGDPAFGVPTSYYATVQFEGDVRLVDDAAEKAALLDRQLRHFEPDGSRAPVSAAAESPDRRLLPGIRGIEFTVTAVRAKFKFGGNRTAEERERIGVRLAERDGPLDAEALAQLRRRG; this is encoded by the coding sequence ATGCTGATCCACCCGTGGGACGCGGCCACCGCCGACGAGTGGCGGGCGTGGCTGTCCGGGCACGACTTCGGCCAGCTGATCGCCGGCGGCCGCGGCCGTGACCTGCCGGTGGTGACGCCGGCGCACTTCGCCTTCGACGGCGACCGCACGATCGTCACGCACCTGGCCCGGCCGAACCCGATCTGGCCATTGCTGGAGGAGCACCCGCGGGCGCTGCTGACGGTGGTCGGCGACTACACGTACGTCCGGGCGGACTGGAACGCGAGCGGGGATCCGGCGTTCGGCGTGCCGACGTCGTACTACGCGACGGTGCAGTTCGAGGGGGACGTCCGGCTGGTCGACGACGCGGCGGAGAAGGCGGCGCTGCTGGACCGGCAGCTGCGGCACTTCGAGCCCGACGGTTCGCGGGCGCCGGTGAGCGCGGCGGCGGAGTCCCCGGACCGGCGGCTGCTGCCGGGGATCCGGGGCATCGAATTCACGGTGACCGCGGTGCGGGCGAAGTTCAAGTTCGGCGGGAACCGGACGGCGGAGGAGCGGGAGCGGATCGGGGTCCGGCTGGCCGAGCGCGACGGGCCGCTGGACGCGGAGGCGCTGGCGCAGCTGCGCCGCCGCGGCTGA
- a CDS encoding cobalamin biosynthesis protein, which translates to MSAARAIGLVLGVAADGALGDARRRLPVTAFRRLPPRSGALVTAAAVAGGALLERASRGRPLLQATATAVTTWAVLGAAGLAQQGTELARDLEECRFEPARATLSELDPRVADGLGAIALSRASVETLAENTSDAVVAPLVWGALAGVPGLLGARAVSLLRRARIGRRGHWAVDRADELVHLVPTRVAAALTVLAAPVVGGSAGGAWRAWRRDTIAHPSPNAGRVEAAFAGALEIRVGGRTVYPHGILELPVLGVGRNPDAGHVTRAVELSRVVGWLAGATSVVVAVLTGFRRG; encoded by the coding sequence GTGAGCGCGGCGCGCGCGATCGGACTGGTGTTGGGTGTGGCGGCCGACGGCGCCCTCGGCGACGCCCGCCGTCGGCTCCCCGTGACGGCGTTCCGCCGGCTCCCGCCCCGCTCGGGTGCCCTGGTCACGGCGGCCGCCGTGGCCGGCGGCGCGCTGCTGGAGCGGGCGAGCCGGGGCCGTCCGCTGCTGCAGGCCACGGCGACGGCGGTGACGACCTGGGCGGTCCTCGGCGCGGCCGGCCTGGCCCAGCAGGGCACGGAACTGGCCCGCGACCTCGAGGAATGCCGGTTCGAGCCGGCCAGGGCGACCCTGTCCGAACTGGACCCCCGGGTGGCGGACGGCCTCGGCGCGATCGCGCTGTCCCGCGCCTCGGTGGAGACGCTCGCGGAGAACACGTCCGACGCGGTGGTGGCCCCGCTGGTGTGGGGCGCGCTGGCGGGTGTGCCGGGGCTGCTGGGAGCGCGGGCGGTGAGCCTGCTGCGCCGGGCGCGGATCGGCCGCCGCGGTCACTGGGCGGTGGACCGCGCGGACGAGCTGGTCCACCTGGTGCCGACCCGCGTGGCGGCGGCGTTGACGGTGCTGGCGGCCCCGGTGGTCGGCGGCTCGGCGGGCGGCGCCTGGCGGGCCTGGCGGCGCGACACGATCGCCCACCCGAGCCCGAACGCGGGCCGCGTCGAGGCGGCCTTCGCGGGCGCACTGGAGATCCGGGTCGGCGGGCGGACGGTGTACCCGCACGGGATCCTCGAGCTGCCGGTGCTGGGCGTGGGCCGCAACCCGGACGCAGGACACGTGACGCGCGCGGTGGAGCTGTCCCGCGTGGTCGGCTGGCTGGCGGGCGCGACCTCGGTGGTGGTGGCCGTGCTGACCGGCTTCCGGCGCGGCTGA